From Halichondria panicea chromosome 12, odHalPani1.1, whole genome shotgun sequence, a single genomic window includes:
- the LOC135345792 gene encoding uncharacterized protein LOC135345792, producing MDSSSVKHQHYFEPNREITPQSKKPKLSPVLVAVLILTCVALLITAVLTISIGVGISTTQQQQVSGLQNVFVSNNKLEGEYYGAQGGIHFQSTVNGTHFYYIVSTADGELIIMMVHLRESPMIMMEMNSTAFLLMKNKQGPNDEYVIPESNIDTMESIMMGYENMTTEMLEKMDNKTVAKKSHDSLKNLSMSPQAKLIIEAALALGNTGIKGEDSQAVMRFYVFALKLSNAKASVETVPTMPSHSSKSSNLRQRRTVNCPANGAQCGAGQCPYQKYTNACFGMCGADCFCWSFVCGDCCVHNFCETHDECCAQVGFFTFTCFSVAFEIFWSNCYDIFTC from the coding sequence ATGGATTCTTCTTCGGTCAAGCACCAGCACTACTTCGAGCCTAACCGTGAGATCACCCCTCAGTCAAAGAAACCCAAACTCTCTCCAGTGCTCGTGGCCGTATTGATATTAACCTGTGTAGCTCTGCTCATTACAGCTGTGCTGACCATTAGTATTGGTGTGGGAATCTCTACCACACAGCAGCAACAAGTCTCTGGACTTCAAAATGTGTTCGTTTCAAATAACAAGCTTGAAGGGGAGTATTATGGTGCCCAAGGTGGTATTCATTTCCAGAGTACAGTGAACGGCACCCACTTTTACTACATAGTGAGCACGGCAGATGGTGAGTTGATTATAATGATGGTGCATCTGAGGGAATCACCCATGATCATGATGGAAATGAATAGCACAGCCTTTCTCTTGATGAAAAATAAACAGGGTCCTAATGACGAATACGTTATTCCCGAAAGCAACATAGACACAATGGAATCCATTATGATGGGTTATGAGAATATGACCACTGAAATGCTTGAAAAGATGGACAATAAGACAGTTGCCAAAAAATCCCATGATTCTCTGAAAAACCTTTCAATGAGTCCTCAAGCAAAACTAATTATCGAAGCTGCCCTGGCCCTAGGTAATACTGGAATTAAAGGAGAGGACTCTCAAGCTGTAATGAGGTTCTATGTGTTTGCTCTAAAGCTATCGAATGCAAAAGCTAGTGTAGAGACTGTTCCAACAATGCCTAGTCATTCAAGTAAGAGTAGTAATCTGCGACAGAGAAGGACTGTGAATTGTCCGGCAAACGGAGCTCAATGTGGGGCAGGGCAGTGTCCCTATCAAAAATACACCAATGCTTGTTTTGGGATGTGTGGCGCAGATTGCTTTTGTTGGAGTTTTGTGTGTGGTGATTGCTGCGTTCACAACTTCTGTGAAACACACGACGAGTGTTGTGCACAAGTAGGTTTTTTCACCTTTACTTGTTTTAGTGTTGCTTTTGAAATATTTTGGAGTAATTGCTACGATATCTTTACTTGTTAA